From one Melioribacteraceae bacterium genomic stretch:
- a CDS encoding DEAD/DEAH box helicase has translation MVSFKDLGIDSTLVNAVEELGFVNPMPIQTEVIPVMLNEKPKDIIALAQTGTGKTAAFGLPIIHKTDTRKRNVQYLIISPTRELCLQIADDLSDYSVNNNKISIAAVFGGSSMERQIDKLKRGAQIVSATPGRLYDLIRRNVINLTDVKAVVLDEADEMLNMGFKEDLEAILEATPKQRNTYMFSATMPDQLLKIANKYMNKPIEITIGKKNTGAENVQHISYFVQARDRYLALKRIVDYHPDIYGIVFCRTRQETKEVAEKLIQDGYNAEALHGDLSQQQREVVMSKFRIKHTTLLVATDVAARGLDVDNLTHIINYNLPDELEIYTHRSGRTGRAGKSGTSIIIANLKEKHKIRLIEEKLNKKFQTLQIPSGKEICEKQLFHLIDRVEKVEVDHTNVEGFLPSIYKKLEWMDRTELIQRFVSIEFNRFLDYYKNLPELSSPNEKGRREKDTINKANNYTRFFINVGSRDDIKPTSIIGMIKDYSGVKSIDIGSIEILKNFSFFEADGNYENEILKGFSKQKVKGREINVEVAASKKSEGSRSGDRRDSFKGKRDNKRRSDRFDKNKRPNRSRRKN, from the coding sequence ATGGTTTCATTTAAAGATCTCGGTATTGATTCAACATTAGTTAATGCCGTTGAAGAATTAGGTTTTGTTAATCCAATGCCGATTCAAACAGAAGTAATTCCGGTTATGCTGAATGAAAAACCCAAAGATATCATCGCATTAGCCCAAACCGGCACGGGTAAAACTGCCGCTTTTGGATTACCGATAATTCATAAAACAGATACACGAAAAAGAAATGTTCAGTATTTGATAATTAGTCCAACCAGAGAACTATGTTTACAAATCGCCGACGATTTGAGTGATTACTCGGTTAATAATAATAAAATAAGTATAGCCGCAGTCTTTGGCGGTTCTAGTATGGAAAGACAAATTGATAAACTCAAACGCGGAGCACAGATTGTATCTGCGACTCCCGGTAGATTATATGATTTAATCAGAAGAAATGTGATCAATCTTACCGATGTTAAAGCTGTTGTTCTCGATGAAGCTGATGAAATGTTGAATATGGGATTCAAAGAAGATCTTGAAGCAATTCTTGAAGCAACTCCAAAACAGCGCAATACATATATGTTCTCGGCAACTATGCCGGATCAATTACTAAAAATTGCCAATAAGTACATGAACAAACCAATTGAGATAACAATTGGTAAGAAAAATACCGGTGCGGAAAATGTTCAGCATATTAGTTATTTCGTTCAAGCCAGAGATAGATATTTAGCTTTGAAAAGAATAGTTGATTACCATCCGGATATTTATGGAATAGTTTTTTGTAGAACCAGACAAGAAACGAAAGAAGTAGCGGAAAAATTAATTCAAGACGGATATAACGCAGAAGCACTTCACGGTGATCTTTCACAACAGCAGCGTGAAGTTGTTATGAGCAAGTTTAGAATTAAACACACAACTCTGCTTGTTGCTACTGATGTTGCTGCACGCGGTTTAGATGTCGATAATCTAACACACATAATTAATTATAATTTACCTGATGAATTAGAAATTTATACACATCGAAGCGGAAGAACGGGTAGAGCAGGGAAGAGTGGTACTTCAATAATTATAGCAAACCTAAAAGAGAAACACAAAATCAGATTGATAGAAGAAAAGTTGAATAAGAAATTTCAAACACTTCAGATCCCTTCGGGAAAAGAAATTTGCGAGAAACAATTATTTCACTTAATCGATAGAGTAGAAAAAGTTGAAGTGGATCACACAAACGTTGAAGGGTTTCTTCCTTCCATTTACAAGAAATTGGAATGGATGGATCGGACAGAGTTGATACAAAGATTTGTTTCAATTGAATTCAACAGATTTTTAGATTACTATAAAAATTTACCTGAGCTCAGTTCTCCTAATGAAAAAGGTAGACGTGAAAAAGATACTATAAATAAAGCAAACAATTATACTCGCTTTTTTATTAATGTCGGATCTCGTGATGATATTAAACCAACATCTATTATCGGTATGATAAAAGATTATTCCGGAGTTAAATCAATAGACATTGGTTCGATAGAAATACTTAAGAATTTTTCATTTTTTGAAGCGGATGGAAATTACGAAAATGAAATTCTAAAAGGATTCAGCAAGCAAAAAGTCAAAGGCAGAGAGATAAACGTAGAAGTTGCCGCAAGTAAAAAATCCGAAGGAAGCAGATCCGGTGATAGAAGAGATTCATTCAAAGGAAAACGCGATAACAAAAGACGCTCGGATAGATTTGATAAAAATAAAAGACCAAATAGAAGTAGAAGAAAAAATTAA
- a CDS encoding DinB family protein, with protein MKDSRIEYILQTLNPPSGKGLWYGGPTAVGSLKGVNSKQALWKPDKKRHSIWELALHIAYWNYAIRNKLIEGESGKFPRSPSNWPNIKTNAGENEWVEDKKLLTSEHNLLIEAIQKFDSKKLDTRVPKSSKWTFADLLMGAMMHNVYHTGQIILLKRLYKPK; from the coding sequence ATGAAAGATTCGAGAATTGAATATATTCTGCAAACACTTAATCCTCCTTCCGGCAAGGGATTGTGGTATGGCGGTCCGACTGCAGTCGGAAGTCTCAAAGGTGTTAATTCAAAACAGGCGCTTTGGAAACCTGATAAGAAACGTCATTCAATATGGGAGTTAGCCTTGCATATTGCTTATTGGAATTATGCTATTCGAAACAAATTAATCGAAGGAGAATCTGGAAAATTTCCAAGAAGTCCCTCGAATTGGCCGAATATAAAAACAAATGCCGGTGAAAATGAATGGGTCGAAGATAAAAAACTGTTAACTTCAGAACATAATTTACTAATCGAGGCAATTCAAAAATTTGATTCTAAAAAATTAGATACTCGTGTTCCCAAAAGCAGCAAATGGACATTCGCTGATCTGCTTATGGGTGCCATGATGCATAACGTTTATCATACCGGTCAAATAATCTTGTTGAAGCGCTTATATAAACCAAAATAA
- a CDS encoding alpha/beta hydrolase yields MKKIFQLFLLFSLLFLNCISQTDINVLTPVEYVYKSIDTTQLKAYVFIPEIEPINKKFSAVLVFHGGGWSEGSAKWAFSRTHHFVQQGMISVAVQYRLSNKENITPLEAMEDAKDAVHWIRTIADKLMLDTSKVAVYGWSAGGHLAASTAIFNNDSNEIRSIPNAILLVSPALELTNDSWIKQLLLNKAEPRDISPAHHVKPNLPPTIIVHGRNDTVTPLSGIELFTQKMVESGNVCKLFIYDGVGHMFTPSTQSDRGWPNPDQKIKNEAYSEIDNFLRELGYGNLPYEAAN; encoded by the coding sequence ATGAAAAAAATATTTCAACTTTTTCTTCTGTTTAGTCTGCTGTTTTTAAATTGTATTTCACAAACAGATATTAACGTACTAACTCCGGTTGAGTATGTATATAAATCAATAGATACAACGCAACTTAAAGCTTATGTATTTATACCCGAAATCGAACCAATAAATAAAAAATTTTCTGCAGTGTTAGTATTTCATGGCGGAGGTTGGTCGGAAGGATCGGCTAAGTGGGCTTTTAGTAGGACTCATCACTTTGTTCAACAAGGAATGATTTCTGTCGCCGTTCAATATCGATTATCGAATAAAGAAAATATAACTCCTTTAGAAGCAATGGAAGATGCAAAAGACGCGGTTCATTGGATAAGGACAATAGCTGACAAATTAATGCTTGATACATCCAAAGTTGCTGTTTACGGTTGGTCTGCCGGAGGTCATCTCGCTGCCTCAACCGCAATTTTTAATAACGATTCAAATGAAATCCGCTCTATACCAAACGCTATTTTGTTGGTCTCACCTGCATTAGAATTAACAAATGATAGTTGGATAAAACAATTGTTGTTAAACAAAGCGGAACCACGAGACATTTCACCTGCTCATCATGTAAAACCGAATTTGCCGCCTACTATAATTGTTCATGGAAGAAATGATACAGTTACTCCTTTAAGTGGGATTGAGTTGTTTACTCAAAAAATGGTTGAATCCGGAAATGTTTGTAAACTTTTTATTTATGATGGAGTCGGACATATGTTTACACCGTCAACACAATCGGATAGAGGCTGGCCTAATCCGGATCAAAAAATTAAGAATGAAGCATATTCCGAAATCGATAATTTTTTAAGAGAACTCGGTTACGGAAATCTACCCTACGAAGCTGCTAATTAA
- a CDS encoding carboxypeptidase-like regulatory domain-containing protein, which translates to MSKTIYFLFVVTILFTFTSCGENPSEYVGDSDPTKSGVITGTVIDKTSGESLSNVKIYVKEIMAESDFLDSALTDDAGRFSIFDVYEQEYYLEFCTKGYNTKILLVSVEDTLRLFEPVGLERHKYPYEYFYIDEFPIEPKNNGYYYRIDPNYFNEDRSWTVQYDETPNRVSKIHRKLDSLSISLIRDDIKVDTLWYKFFQYECGALLIEDKADLVIKLTENNPDMVSHNFIPYDFDISKWQNCVSDTSKMFARYYFFEH; encoded by the coding sequence ATGAGCAAAACAATTTATTTTCTATTTGTGGTAACAATTCTTTTTACATTCACGAGTTGTGGAGAGAATCCGAGTGAATATGTTGGAGATTCTGATCCGACCAAATCCGGTGTCATAACCGGAACAGTTATTGATAAAACTTCAGGTGAAAGTTTATCCAATGTAAAAATTTACGTAAAAGAAATTATGGCTGAATCAGATTTCTTAGACTCAGCTTTAACTGATGACGCGGGACGATTTTCTATCTTTGATGTTTACGAACAAGAATATTATTTAGAGTTCTGCACTAAAGGATATAATACTAAAATCCTTTTGGTAAGTGTAGAAGACACTCTGCGTTTATTTGAACCTGTTGGATTAGAGAGACACAAATATCCATATGAATACTTTTACATTGATGAATTTCCTATTGAACCGAAAAATAATGGATATTATTACAGAATAGATCCAAACTACTTTAACGAAGACAGAAGTTGGACAGTTCAGTATGACGAAACACCAAATCGTGTTTCTAAAATTCATCGTAAACTTGATTCACTATCCATCAGTTTGATAAGAGATGATATCAAGGTTGATACTCTTTGGTATAAATTTTTTCAATATGAATGCGGCGCATTGTTAATTGAAGATAAAGCTGATCTTGTAATAAAACTTACGGAAAATAATCCTGATATGGTTAGTCACAATTTTATTCCTTACGATTTTGATATCTCCAAATGGCAAAACTGTGTAAGCGATACTTCAAAAATGTTTGCACGATATTACTTTTTTGAACATTAG
- a CDS encoding DUF1801 domain-containing protein yields the protein MAKVVIKTRKNNQSVEAFINTIENPKRREDSFVVLDLMKKITKEEPKIWGTSIVGFGNYHYKYSSGREGDWFVTGFSPRKASLSLYIMSGFKEYEELLSKLGKFKTGVSCLYINKLEDVDMTVLKKLIKLSVKKMKSNK from the coding sequence ATGGCAAAAGTTGTTATTAAAACAAGAAAGAATAATCAAAGTGTCGAAGCCTTCATAAATACAATAGAGAATCCCAAGCGGCGAGAAGATTCTTTTGTGGTTTTAGATTTGATGAAAAAGATAACGAAAGAAGAACCTAAAATATGGGGAACAAGTATTGTCGGTTTTGGCAATTATCATTACAAATATTCTAGCGGAAGAGAGGGTGATTGGTTTGTTACGGGATTCTCACCCCGGAAAGCAAGTTTATCTCTTTATATCATGTCAGGATTCAAGGAGTATGAAGAATTGCTTTCCAAATTGGGTAAATTTAAAACAGGTGTTTCTTGTTTGTATATTAATAAATTAGAAGATGTTGATATGACAGTTTTAAAAAAACTGATAAAGCTTTCGGTAAAAAAGATGAAGTCCAATAAATAA
- a CDS encoding SRPBCC family protein, whose product MKYQLEVNIQKPIDEVVKLFITQENLFKWMPGLKKLELIAGEKGKPGSKTKLFFDMNGKEIEMIETLHISNLPEEFTATFEAKGVVNKQTTRFKKIDENNTLYESDNEFYFRGFMKIMNLMSSAFKKQSRKYLEAFKKFAENEG is encoded by the coding sequence ATGAAATATCAACTAGAAGTAAATATCCAGAAACCAATAGATGAAGTTGTAAAACTGTTTATAACACAAGAAAATCTCTTTAAATGGATGCCGGGTTTAAAGAAGTTAGAACTAATTGCAGGTGAAAAGGGAAAGCCAGGTTCAAAAACTAAGTTGTTTTTTGATATGAACGGAAAAGAGATTGAGATGATAGAAACTTTGCATATAAGTAACTTACCTGAAGAGTTTACGGCTACTTTTGAAGCGAAAGGAGTTGTTAACAAGCAAACTACGCGTTTTAAAAAAATAGATGAAAATAATACGCTATACGAAAGTGATAATGAATTTTATTTCAGAGGGTTCATGAAAATTATGAACCTAATGTCCAGTGCTTTTAAGAAACAATCAAGAAAATATCTTGAAGCATTTAAAAAATTTGCAGAAAACGAAGGATAA
- a CDS encoding acyl-ACP desaturase has translation MTIIKPQQNESTETESKAEVLALLEENVKVWMETHLKKRKLWFSSDYLPADEKNSEDDEKALLKLRERVRGIKDSARVALGLNLITEEGLPHFHRLLSKYLGDDSFWSKWNNMWTAEEDRHGGVLRDYARDSRLFNFSKLEQMQYVYQEKGFEPDWDKDPYRVFVYTTLQERATQISHKNTGEHVGEQEPLINGILNSIAADEAKHYTFYRNVFKSILEIDPNRALESAANILPAIDMPGISMPNFREMADVIRRAGIYGPRDYKKIVEEAIAFWNIEVLEGLNDLGRKAQDKIMMIPKRLEKVAEYIEKRTEKKSFSFDLVYDRIFVME, from the coding sequence ATGACGATTATTAAACCGCAGCAAAATGAATCAACCGAAACTGAATCAAAAGCTGAAGTGCTCGCGTTACTGGAAGAAAATGTTAAAGTATGGATGGAAACTCATCTAAAGAAGAGAAAGCTTTGGTTCTCAAGTGATTATCTTCCGGCCGATGAAAAAAATTCTGAAGATGATGAAAAAGCATTACTAAAACTTCGGGAAAGAGTTAGAGGAATTAAAGACTCTGCCCGTGTCGCTTTAGGATTGAATTTAATTACTGAAGAAGGTCTTCCGCATTTTCACAGATTACTTTCTAAATACCTTGGTGATGATAGTTTTTGGTCTAAGTGGAATAATATGTGGACTGCTGAAGAGGACAGACATGGCGGTGTGTTGAGAGATTATGCACGCGACAGCAGGTTATTCAATTTTTCAAAACTTGAGCAGATGCAATATGTTTATCAAGAAAAGGGATTTGAACCTGATTGGGACAAAGATCCGTATCGTGTTTTTGTATATACTACTTTACAAGAAAGAGCTACCCAAATTTCACACAAAAATACCGGCGAGCATGTTGGTGAACAAGAACCGTTAATCAACGGGATACTCAATAGTATTGCTGCAGACGAAGCAAAACATTATACATTTTACCGAAACGTATTTAAGTCAATTCTAGAAATTGATCCTAACAGAGCATTAGAATCCGCAGCGAATATTTTACCCGCAATTGATATGCCCGGAATTTCAATGCCTAATTTCAGAGAAATGGCTGACGTAATTAGAAGAGCCGGAATTTATGGCCCTCGCGATTATAAAAAAATTGTAGAAGAAGCTATTGCATTCTGGAATATCGAAGTTCTGGAAGGATTAAATGATCTAGGCCGAAAAGCACAAGATAAAATAATGATGATTCCTAAAAGATTAGAAAAAGTTGCCGAGTATATTGAGAAACGAACAGAGAAAAAATCTTTCTCATTTGATTTAGTTTACGATCGTATTTTTGTGATGGAATAA
- a CDS encoding nucleoside deaminase, with the protein MTTSKTIALPNWVNEIDKNVVLNSIDDKMNFVLDLAIKNITMKTGGPFAAAIFNQKTNELVSVGLNVVVENNCSVAHAEVVAIINAEEKLKRFRLDDTEYELISSAQPCVMCNGAVLWSGVTKLAYGANKDDVEKIVGFDEGPLHPNWIEEFKQRGITVEPNIHNEKSREVLQLYKDNEGILY; encoded by the coding sequence ATGACTACATCAAAAACTATAGCACTTCCAAATTGGGTAAATGAAATTGATAAAAATGTTGTTCTTAATTCAATAGATGATAAAATGAATTTTGTTCTTGATTTAGCGATTAAGAATATAACAATGAAAACCGGCGGCCCATTTGCTGCAGCTATATTTAATCAGAAAACTAATGAACTTGTTTCTGTTGGTCTAAATGTTGTTGTTGAAAATAATTGTTCAGTTGCTCATGCCGAGGTTGTTGCGATAATTAATGCTGAAGAAAAATTAAAAAGATTCAGATTAGATGACACGGAGTATGAATTGATTTCGAGTGCACAGCCTTGTGTTATGTGCAATGGCGCGGTGCTTTGGTCAGGTGTTACTAAATTAGCTTACGGTGCTAACAAAGATGATGTGGAAAAAATAGTTGGATTTGACGAAGGTCCGCTCCATCCGAATTGGATTGAAGAATTTAAACAACGCGGAATAACTGTAGAACCAAATATACATAATGAAAAATCTCGAGAAGTTCTTCAACTTTATAAGGATAATGAAGGAATTCTTTACTAG
- a CDS encoding class I SAM-dependent methyltransferase, translating into MTERTIKSVTDSLEADNRMLPYLPYLLQDLWSMGCSLDQIISVVGTLMFPSENVNALDLGCGKGAVAINIAFKYGFNVTGIDAMQEFLDEANLKASEYNVSHLCSFINEDIYDFIKVNRDYDLVVFASLGGILGSTTETVGKLRTQVKPGGYIIVDDAYLKSESIPKRKGYEYCLSYSETKNALTAFGDVIVQQINTTGVNEKINQEYLTLIKNHATELITMNPELEKFVTAYVDNQAVECSFINNYLEGALWIVQKREIHYLNKIIFFVIVLFLVESL; encoded by the coding sequence ATGACTGAAAGAACCATCAAATCTGTAACTGACTCTTTAGAAGCTGATAATAGAATGCTTCCCTATCTCCCTTATCTATTGCAAGATTTGTGGAGTATGGGTTGTTCGTTAGATCAAATTATATCTGTTGTCGGAACTTTGATGTTCCCTTCCGAAAATGTTAATGCACTTGATCTTGGTTGTGGTAAGGGAGCAGTTGCAATTAATATTGCATTTAAATATGGTTTTAATGTTACAGGTATAGATGCAATGCAAGAATTTCTTGATGAGGCTAATTTAAAAGCGTCCGAGTACAACGTATCTCATCTCTGCTCATTCATTAACGAAGACATTTATGATTTTATTAAAGTTAATCGAGACTATGATTTGGTAGTATTTGCCTCACTCGGTGGAATATTGGGAAGCACAACAGAAACAGTCGGGAAATTGAGAACACAAGTTAAACCCGGCGGATATATTATAGTTGACGACGCTTACTTAAAATCCGAATCAATTCCAAAAAGAAAAGGTTACGAATATTGTCTTTCTTATAGTGAAACTAAAAATGCATTAACTGCTTTTGGAGATGTAATAGTTCAACAAATCAACACGACCGGAGTGAACGAAAAGATCAATCAAGAGTACTTAACATTAATAAAAAATCATGCTACTGAATTAATAACAATGAATCCGGAATTAGAAAAATTTGTTACTGCTTATGTTGATAATCAAGCCGTGGAATGTAGTTTTATTAATAACTATTTAGAGGGTGCGTTATGGATAGTACAGAAAAGGGAAATCCATTATCTTAATAAAATCATTTTTTTTGTGATTGTTCTATTTCTCGTAGAAAGTTTATAA
- a CDS encoding T9SS type A sorting domain-containing protein, with protein MYLIRVLIALLLSNSLFAQSYGEIYFYDELNGMKIFRNQLINKYVLSITEDGGDTWDAILEGTNMKGLSMLSAQELFVGYQNNGIRFSEDGGASWETKPLVESSVYVKGIQFKNSNYGIISADRGVFITTDSGENWTETTMDHNWLDVLGTSFIQANKGWLVKEDGSVYKYKQNGASSDWTFISDLGGVCYGNNAGVTFVDSLIGYAVGRQYSYKTTDGGNSWNKIPAASLRNIHGYFVINKDKILLCGEKGIMYSNNGGSSFSTKYYKGIEVQSIHFIDSSYGWAIDSEDNIIKTTDGGLTWSDGIVANNFPPTIISVIDRPYDNGGYVLLEFERSDLDGLNNSEVITDYNVYKIIQNKKVMTERIKPSGQDTYVVELSTIADSNKSGKNLVYFQIDAVTQNAKYYSSNVASGYSVDNISPEPPSSLNGILFSNNIELNWKHSNSSDVTNYYIYRSFSENFIIDTLNIYSEVDDSVYIDSSIPVGETDYLYYAVYAVDASGNISNNSAKVSVSLVTVGVGNDAIPTEVNLFQNYPNPFNPETLIEFHLDQMSAVKLEIFDSNGELVKVLLDEKYATGKHSMKFNASSLSSGVYFYKLSTRNRTITKKMILLR; from the coding sequence ATGTATTTAATTAGAGTACTAATTGCGTTATTACTCTCCAATTCGCTATTTGCACAATCCTATGGTGAAATTTATTTTTATGATGAACTCAACGGAATGAAAATATTTCGCAATCAATTAATAAATAAATATGTACTTTCAATAACTGAAGACGGTGGTGATACATGGGATGCCATTCTTGAGGGGACTAATATGAAAGGTCTCTCCATGTTATCTGCTCAAGAGTTATTTGTTGGTTATCAAAATAATGGAATACGTTTCTCTGAAGATGGAGGTGCTAGCTGGGAAACTAAGCCTTTGGTTGAGTCTTCGGTTTATGTTAAAGGAATTCAATTTAAAAACAGTAATTATGGTATAATATCTGCCGATCGCGGAGTTTTCATTACAACAGATAGTGGAGAAAATTGGACTGAAACTACAATGGATCATAATTGGTTAGATGTATTGGGAACTAGTTTTATCCAAGCAAATAAGGGATGGTTAGTAAAGGAAGATGGCTCGGTTTATAAATATAAACAAAATGGAGCAAGTAGTGACTGGACATTTATTAGTGATTTAGGTGGTGTTTGTTATGGGAATAATGCTGGAGTCACTTTTGTTGATTCCTTAATTGGGTATGCCGTTGGTCGCCAATACTCTTATAAAACAACAGATGGAGGCAATTCGTGGAATAAAATTCCCGCAGCAAGTTTAAGAAACATTCACGGTTACTTTGTAATAAACAAAGATAAAATTTTATTGTGTGGCGAAAAGGGCATCATGTACAGTAATAATGGAGGCTCATCCTTTTCAACTAAATATTACAAAGGAATTGAAGTTCAATCTATTCATTTTATTGACTCTTCTTATGGATGGGCAATCGATAGCGAGGATAATATTATTAAAACGACAGACGGCGGTCTAACATGGAGCGATGGTATTGTTGCAAATAATTTTCCGCCTACAATTATATCTGTAATCGACCGCCCTTATGATAATGGCGGTTATGTTCTTCTTGAATTTGAAAGAAGCGATTTGGATGGTCTAAATAATTCTGAAGTAATAACAGATTATAATGTTTACAAAATAATTCAAAATAAAAAAGTAATGACCGAGCGAATCAAACCGTCGGGACAGGATACATATGTCGTTGAATTAAGTACCATTGCCGATTCAAATAAAAGTGGAAAGAATTTAGTGTACTTTCAAATTGATGCGGTAACTCAAAATGCAAAGTATTACTCATCAAATGTTGCATCCGGTTACTCAGTGGATAATATTAGTCCCGAACCGCCCTCTTCATTGAATGGAATACTCTTTTCAAATAACATAGAGTTAAATTGGAAGCATAGTAATTCATCAGATGTAACAAACTATTACATTTATAGATCATTCTCGGAAAATTTTATAATTGACACGCTGAATATTTATTCTGAGGTTGATGATTCAGTATATATTGATAGTTCAATCCCTGTTGGGGAAACTGATTATCTTTATTATGCAGTTTATGCAGTTGATGCCTCCGGAAATATTTCTAACAATAGTGCAAAAGTTTCAGTCTCATTAGTAACTGTGGGAGTAGGTAATGATGCTATCCCCACTGAGGTAAACCTATTTCAGAATTATCCGAATCCATTCAACCCGGAGACACTAATTGAATTTCACCTTGATCAAATGAGTGCTGTAAAATTAGAGATTTTTGATTCGAATGGGGAATTAGTTAAAGTGTTGTTGGATGAAAAATATGCTACCGGTAAGCATTCAATGAAATTTAATGCAAGCAGTTTAAGCAGCGGTGTTTATTTTTATAAACTTTCTACGAGAAATAGAACAATCACAAAAAAAATGATTTTATTAAGATAA
- a CDS encoding cold-shock protein, whose translation MAEREKGTVKWFNNSKGYGFITRENGEDVFVHFQSIQGDGYKSLDEGQKVEFTVAQGQKGLQAQDVTKA comes from the coding sequence ATGGCAGAGCGCGAAAAAGGAACTGTAAAATGGTTCAACAACTCTAAAGGTTACGGTTTCATTACTCGTGAAAATGGTGAAGATGTATTTGTACATTTTCAATCAATTCAAGGTGATGGATACAAATCTTTAGACGAAGGTCAAAAAGTTGAATTTACAGTTGCACAAGGCCAAAAAGGTTTGCAAGCTCAAGATGTAACAAAAGCTTAA
- the mce gene encoding methylmalonyl-CoA epimerase, producing MEITHIEHIGIAVKNMDEAIKYYENVLGLKCYAIEEVTDQKVKTAFFMVGQTKIELLESTDPEGPIGKFIDRRGEGIHHIAFNVPGLENALSEINEQGIQLIDKQPRKGAEEMNIAFLHPKSTFGVLTEFCEKAEN from the coding sequence ATGGAAATTACACATATAGAGCATATCGGTATTGCTGTTAAAAATATGGATGAAGCTATAAAATATTATGAAAATGTACTTGGATTAAAATGTTATGCTATTGAAGAAGTAACCGATCAAAAAGTAAAAACAGCTTTTTTTATGGTGGGACAAACAAAGATCGAATTACTTGAATCAACTGATCCTGAGGGACCAATAGGAAAATTTATTGATAGACGTGGAGAAGGTATTCATCATATCGCATTTAATGTACCTGGTTTGGAAAATGCACTTTCTGAAATAAATGAACAGGGAATTCAGCTAATTGACAAACAACCACGTAAAGGTGCGGAAGAAATGAACATAGCATTTCTTCACCCAAAATCTACCTTTGGAGTTTTGACAGAATTCTGTGAAAAAGCAGAAAATTAA